The genomic DNA GCAATTTTTGCTTTTCTGTCGCTCATTTTACTGTAAACAAGAAGAAGAACAAATAATATTCCTATTATGTAGCTCAGACTTTTCGGTATATAGCTCTGCCCCAGTATCTTGAATGCACCGCTTATTGGCGAAATAGTCTGACCGCCTGTTATACCTATAAGAATCCCTCTGAATACAAGCATTCCCGATAAAGTTACAATAAATGACGGAACATTTTTCTTAGCTATCCAGTATCCGTTCCATACACCAAAAACCAGCCCCAGAACAAGTGTAACCAATACCGTTACTATAAACGGCAGCTTTAATGTAACATCCATAATGGCAGCTATTCCTCCGAGCAGTGCCATCTGTGATCCTACAGACAGATCTATTTCCCCGGAAATAATAACAAATATCATTCCTATGGAAAGTATCCCTGTTATCGACATCTGTCTTAACAGATTTGATATATTTCTGAAATTTATAAAGTTTCCTCCGGTAATTGCTATAAATACTCCCCATATAACCAGAAGTGCCAAAAACAAAATAAACATATTGGAATTTTTAGCTTTTTTTAAATTAGTTGCCAGACTCATTTCTACCTCCTACAATAGCCGCTTCCATTATCATTTCCTGCGTAACGTCTTTATTTATAAACTCTCCTTTTATTTCCCCTTCATGCATTACTATAATTCTGTCACTTATGCCCAAAACCTCAGGCAGCTCTGATGAAACCATTATCACGGATATTCCCCGTTCGGCAAGCTCTACTATATTTTTATATATTTCGTATTTTGCCCCGACATCCACTCCTCTTGTGGGTTCATCAAGAATTATTATCTTAGGGTTTACAAGAAGATTTTTTGCAAGTACTACTTTCTGCTGATTTCCTCCGCTCAAATTTTTTATTGCAAGATCTTCGCTTGTTGTTTTTATTTTCAGAAGGTCTATATATCTTCTCACATCAGTTTTTTCCCTGTATGTATCTACATAATCTGCTGCTTTGGTGTAGCTGTCCAGATTTGAAAGAGTCATATTTTTTTCCACTGACATATCAGCTATTATACCGTCCTGTTTTCTGTCTTCCGGAACCATTGAGATACCGGTCTTCAAAGCTTCCTTTGCTGATTTTATATTTATCTTTTTACCGTTAAAAATACACTCTCCTGTTTTGCTTCCTTCATATGTTCCAAAAATACTTGAGATAAGTTCTGTTCTCCCTGATCCTATCAGTCCGGAAATCCCTAATATTTCCCCTTTTTTCAAGGTAAAATTTGCATTTTTTACTCTTTGTTTTCCTATGTTGTCAAATACATTGTAGTTTTTTACTTCAAAAATTACTTCTCCTATCTTATTATTTTTTTCAGGATAAAAACTTCCAAGCTCTCTTCCTACCATGGCTTTTACTATTTCGTTCTTGCTGTAGCCGGAAGTTTTTCTGCATTCTATGAATTGTCCGTCTCTGATAACAGTTACTTCATCTGATATTTTCATGACTTCATCCAGTTTATGGCTTATATATATTGATGTAACCCCTTTTTCTCTTAAATCTCCGATAATATTCAAAAGAACATCGGTTTCCTTTTCTGTTAAAGATGCTGTAGGCTCGTCAAAAATTATCAGCTTTGAATTCTTAGAAAGTGCCTTTGCTATCTCTACCAGCTGTTTATGGCCTATCCCCAGTTCTCTTACCAGTGTATCAGGCGAAATATCCATTTTCAGCTCTTTCAGCACTTCGCTGGTTTTTTGATACATTTTATAAAAGTCCACCATACCGTTTTTTAGTATAAAATTTCCCAGAAATATATTTTCCATAATAGAAAGCTCATCTACGAGATTCAGTTCCTGATGGATTATGGAAATGCCCTTATTTTCAGAATCCTTTATTCCTCTGTTTTTTAGTATATTTCCGTCATAATAAATATCCCCGCTGTATGTACCGTGTGGGTATATCCCGCTCAAAACCTTCATAAGAGTGGATTTCCCCGCGCCGTTTTCACCGCACAGGGCATGAACATCTCCTTTTTTTACTTTTATTGTAATATTATCAAGTGCTTTTACTCCTGAAAAATCTTTTGTGATATTCCTCATATCCAAAATTTCTCTATTCTCCATTTTTTAACCTCGTCAGAATTTATTTTCCATAAACGTCGCTTTCTGTCTGGAATCCGTCCTTTATTATAGTTTCTTTTAAATTTTCCTGAGTTACCGCTATTGGAGATAACAGGTAAGATTTTACATCAATTTTACCGTTATTAGTTACGCCGTTTGATTCTATTTCTTCGCCTCTTCCAAGATCTACCGCTATTTGTGCAGCTTTTTCCGCAAGAGTTTTTATTGGCTTATATACTGTCATTGTCTGTGTTCCTTCTACTATTCTTTTTACCCCGGCAAGGTCTGCATCCTGTCCTGATATAGGTACTTTTCCTGCAAGCCCCTGAGCATTCAGAGCCTGTATTGCTCCTCCGGCAGTACTGTCATTAGAAGCTATTACCGCGTCTATTTGATTATTATTAGCTGTAAGTGCATTTTCCATAATTTTCAGTGCTTCTTCAGGAAGCCAGTCTTTTACCCACTGATCTCCTATTACCTTTATATCTCCTTTATCTATAAGAGGCTGTAATACTTTCATCTGTCCTTCTCTGAAAAGTCTTGCATTATTGTCTGTAGGTGATCCGCCCATTAAAAAGTAGTTCCCTTTAGGCATTTTTTCTACTATAGCCTGCGCCTGAAGCTCTCCGACCTTTACATTATCAAATGATATGTAAAAATCTACATCTGAATTTGTAATTAATCTGTCATAAGCCAGTACTTTTACTCCCGCCTTATGTGCTTCATCTACTACCGGCGCCATTACTTCACCGTTATTAGGTATAATAACCAGTACATCTATACCCTGCGATAATAAATTTTCTGCATCTGTAAGCTGTTTCTGAGAATCTCCGTTTGCTGAAACCACAATCACTTCTGCTCCAAGCTCTTCTGCAGCTTTTTTAAAAATATCCCTGTCTTTCTGCCATCTCTCCAGTCTCAAATCATCAATAGACATTCCTATTTTTATCTTTTTCTTATTTTCCTTACCTGCCTCGCCGCTTCCTGCACTGCTTTCACCGCTGTCCTTTCCGCATGAAACTAAAAATAACATTACTAAAGTTAACATAAAAAACATCTTTTTCATTTTATCACCTCTATAATTTTTTTTATTTGTTTACTTTTCCATTTCCGCTGCTTAGTTTACTGAATAAAAATTTTTTCAGATTTAAAGAAAATTATTTTCATAATTAAATATATCCGACTATAATCTTTATGAAAAATATATTTTAAAATCATTTTAAAATATAAAATCAATATATTTTACCTCTATTTTTTGATTTGTCAATAGCAAAACAAAAAAATAATTTTCTATTTTAAAATAATCTTATAAATAATGCATTATATAGTAAAAAATATTTTTTTTTAGTATTTTAAAAATATTTTTAGAACTATTATTTTAATTTTATTTGACATTTTTCAGTTTCAATTATACAATCTATACAAGTACACTTACAGGAGGTTAGGAATGGTTTTATCAGATATAGATAAACAAATATTAGAGTCTTATAAGACCATGGTGGACGGGCTGGCAAATTATTTAGGGCCTTCTTCCGAAGTGGTTCTCCACAGTCTGGAAGATTACAACCGTTCTGTTGTAAAAATAGCAAACGGACACCATACAGGAAGAAAAATCGGAGCTCCTATCACAGATATAGCTCTGAAAATGCTTTCTGAAATCAAAAATTCTGATGACAAGATTTGTAAAACATACTATACCAGATCTAAGACAGGTAACTCGCTAAAATCTAATACCACAGCCATCTACGGAGAAAACGGCAGAATTATCGGATTACTATGTATGAATCTGAATTTAGACACTTCATTCGGCGAGTTTATCAAAAGTTTTTTCCCAGGCAAAGATCAAAATACGCAGAATCATAACGAAAATAATGAAATTTTTGCTAATTCCACGAGCGAATTGGTTCTTAGTGCATTAGATAATATTGTTGCAGAAGTAAATAATGATTCTTTTGTTTCTTCAATAAACAAGAACAAAGAAATCATAAAAAGACTCTATGACAAGGGAATTTTTAATATCAAGGATTCGCCCAATCTGGTTGCGGATTATTTGAAAATTTCCAAAAATACAGTTTATTTACATTTAAGAAACTACTCAAAATAATAGTTATTATTTTATACTGTAAAAATTGTCATTAAAAAAACAGATATGCTGTAAAGTCATATCTGTTTTTTATATATAATAACTTGTATTTGAATTCAGGTATTTTCTTTTATAAGGTTTTTTCATTGCATAAAAATATAAAATTTTATTTCTATCTTTTCTTTGCCTGTTACAATTCCTTTTGTATCCTGATTTTTCTTCATAATTTCTAGTTTTTATAAAGCTCTGACAAATAAGGGTTATTTACTTTTTTCCAAAAATACATATTTCTGCCTGCCAAGATCCTGTTTCTGATATCCCGGCAGGCAGATTTGTTAGAAAAATAATATTATAATTTTTATTTAGAAATCAGATTCGATTCTACAGGCACTTCTTTAGCTTCAATGTCTGGAGAAATCTGTGGTTTATCCTTTATTGCTTCTATTAATATTTTTAAGCTTGTTGCACCTATCATTGCAGGATCTTGTGCTACTGTTGCGTTTAGTTTTCCTTCATCTATAGAAGTTCTTGCTTCAGGAGCTCCGTCTGTTCCTACTACTAGGATCTGACCTGTTTTCCCTGCATTTGCTACTGCCTGTACAGCTCCAAGAGCCATAGTATCATTACATGCGTAGATTGCTTTTAAGTTAGGATATTTTTGAATTAAGTTTGCAGCTACGTCTAATGCTTTTGATCTGTCCCAGTCAGCAGGCTGGCTTGCTACTAATTTGAATTTAGAATCAGCTTTAAATGCTTCTGTTGCACCTTGTCTTCTGAATTCTCCCGATGCATTTCCTGATTTACCTTCTATTATTGCTACTTCTCCACCTTCAGGCAATTTCCCGATAATGTATTCTGCACCTTTTGCACCAACTTTTACGTTATCAGTTGTTACGAAAGCCAGTACGCTTCCGCCAGATTTTTTCAGCTGTTCCATATCAACTTTTTCATCGATATTTACTACATAAATTCCTTTTTTGTTAGCTTCCACTATTGCCGGAATTGTGTTAACCGGTGACAGAGGAGCTATACCAATTGCCTTATATCCTTTTGATAATAAGTTTTCTATTAGTCTTAACTGCTCCTGTACATCTTCCTCGGAACTTGCTGCGATGATATCCACTTTTATTCCCTGAGCTGCTGCTTCTTTCTCTATTCCTTCCTTCATTTCCACCCAGAACGGATTTGATAAAGTTTTTAGAACTATTGCAATTTCAGCTTGTCCTTCAGCTTTTTGTTCAGTTTTTGCAGGTTCGTTTCCATCTTCAGTTTTTGCCTCTTCTTTAGCTCCACCACAAGAAACTAATAAAAACATTGTTAACAATAGAAAAATTTTCATGATATTTTTCATGTTTTGTTTCCCTCCTAATAATATTATTTATTTTAAAAAATTTTAAAACCGATATTTTTTAGCTTATTATATTTCTAATATAGTAAGCTGCTCCAAGAACCCCGCTTTTCTGGTCATGCTCTGAATAAATAATATTCAGATTTTCTGCCGGGTAAGGCTTTCTTGCATATTTATATATGCATTTATCCAGATAATCTCTTGGAAAACCTTTCATCATAGGAACTCCGCCTGCTATTATGATATGATCTGGATCAAATATGTTTATCTCTGTTGCAATAGGCAAAGCAAGAGTATCTATATATTTTTTTATTATTTCATTATCTCCGTGCTTTACGAAAATATCATCTATCTTATCTTCAGGAAAATTTTCTTTTAATATGTTCTGAAGATTCTTTCCTGAAGCATAAATTTCTATACATCCTGTATTGCCGCACGGACATTCTTCCTCGCTGTTCATAACAGGTATATGTCCCAGCTCTCCGGCAACACCGTTTTTACCTTCAAGAATACTTCCGTTAATATACACCGCATTACCGAATCCTGTTCCTATATAAAAACCCAATACTACTTTGTCCTTTTCCATATTGTGCTTTTTTATATCATCAAGCATCAGAAAGTTTACATCTTTATTTATAAAAACAGGTATATTCAGAATTTCTGACAATCTGTCTGTTACATTTACATTATCCAGATTTTTCATATTCGGAGTAGAATAAACGAATTTTTTATCTTTACTTACACATGAAGGAAAGCCTATTCCCACACCTTCTATCTCGCTACCATATTCATTGATATAGTCCTTTATCTCACCGGACAGATTTTCTATAAAATCCCCGTTCTGCAAAACTAAACTTGGCTTTATTCTGAAATCCTCCACCGTGTATGATTCGGTTACCAAACCTGTTCTAAAATTCGTACCGCCTATATCAATTCCCAAAATATACTTTTTTTGCATTATTATCTCTCCTATTATTTTGCAGTTTTTGCCTCGTATATTTCCATCATTTTATCCCATGCTTTAGGCAGATCACTGTCTAAGTTAAATAAACCGGAGCTTCCCACGATAAGTACCTCTGCACCTGCTTCTGTGAGAATATCAAATGTTCTTTCATTACATGAACCGTCTACCTCTATCAGATAGTTATATCCATTTTTCTCTTTCAGCTCTTTTAATTCTTTTATTTTATCCAGCATTTCCGGTATAAAAGGCTGTCCTGCAAATCCGGGATCCACTGTCATAACAGTGATTTTATCCAGCAGATGAATATAGTATTTTATCCATTCTATAGGAGTGGCAGGATTAAGCACTATCCCGGCCTTACACCCGAAACCTTTGATCTTGTTAATGATTCTGAATGCATCTTTATTTATTGTTTCTGCATGAGGACAGATATAATCTGCTCCTGATTTTGCCAGTTCCTCAATATAGTCATCCGGATATTCAGTCATCAAATGTACATCTATCGGAAGTTTTGATATTCTTTTTAAATTTGATACAAAAAATGGTGATAATGTTATATTTTTTACAAAATGCCCGTCCATGATATCCACATGGTAAAAATCAGCCCTCTCGTTTAAAATTTCTACCTGTTCTTTCATACTAAGCAAATCCATACACATAAGTGACGGTGAAAACATCATTTTTTTCATATTAAGCTCCCTTCTTTTTCGTTGCGAATAATCTGTCTACTGTTACTGCTAATATTATTAAACCACCCATTACTATCTGCTGATAATACGGCGGTACATTATTAAGGTTCAGTCCGTTGCTGATTACACCTATTATAAGTCCACCCATTACTACTCCGAATATTTTCCCTTTTCCTCCAAAAAAACTTGTTCCTCCTATTATTGCCGCAGCAATTGCAAATGTTTCAAAACCGGCTCCGGCCTGCGGTTCTGCCGATCCTACCCTTGCTGTAGAAACTACTCCGGCAATTCCTGCACAGACACCCGAGATAATAAAAACTATCAGTGTATGTAATTTTACATTTATTCCTGAAAACCATGCTGCCTGGCTGTTTCCTCCCAATGCATAAATGTTTCTTCCAAGCTTAGTCTTATTAGTAATAAACGATAAAATCAAAGCCACTCCTATTGCTATTAATGCCGGAACAGGAATATCAATACCGAAAAACGGAATTTTTCCTGCTACAGTATTTGTAAATGATGCGTTAAATCCAAATATAGGATTTGCTTTCGATATAGTAAGAGCTACTCCTCTAAATATAGACTGTGTTCCCAGAGTTATAATAAACGGATGAAGTCCTGTTACATTTATTAATAATCCGTTCATTGCCCCCAAAATTGCACCGGCAATTACTCCTCCTATTAAAATTGCCAGTATCGGATGAAATCCTGCCAGTAAAAGCTTTGCTGTAAACATTCCTGTAAGTGCTATTACAGAACCTACGGAAAGATCTATTCCTGCTATTAATATTGCGAAGAACACTCCACATGCTATAAGTATATTTACAGAACTCTGCAAAATTATCTGTGTTATATTATTAAACGAGAAAAATAATCCTGGTTGAGTTATTCCAAATACTATTGCAACGAGAATTAATATCCCGAATGTTCCGTATTTCTGCCATAAATTATTAAAGTCTTTAGTCATTTTTCATATCTCCTTCGTGTGTTAAAATATACATAATTTTTTCTTCAGTAGCCTCATCTGCACTTAGAATTTCTGCTATTTCCCCGTTTTTGAAAACAGCTATTTTGTCACATACCGCAAGTAATTCCGGAAGCTCCGAAGATACCATCAGTACTCCTTTACCCTCATCGGATAGTTTTCTCATTAGTGTATATATTTCACTTTTACTTCCTACATCTATTCCTTTGGTAGGTTCATCAAATATAATAAGTGATGATTCTGCTGCCATCCATTTACCGAGTATTACTTTCTGCTGATTTCCCCCTGACAGTTCGGTAATATTCTGATTAATTGAAGAACACTTTATATTTAATTTCTTTTTTTCATCATCGGCATACTTCTTTTCCATCTTGCTGTTTATCAGTCCCCAGGTTCCCCCGAGCTTTGAGTTTTTTATAAAAGGAAGAATAGATATATTCTCTTTTATGTCAAAGTTATGAAAAAATCCAGTTTCACGTCTGTTTTCAGTGACAAATGCTATTCCGTTTTTTATTGAAATATACTCGCTTTTTGGTTTTAATTCTTTTCCAAAAAGAGAAATACTTCCTTCCTTTATAGGATCAGCACCAAACACTGCATTCATCAGTTCACTTCTTCCAGAGCCTATCAGTCCGGCAAATCCAAGAATTTCTCCTTGCTGAAGCTTGAAAGAAACATTTTTTGCTTTCCCGTCATATCTCGTTATATTTTTAGCCTCAAAAATAGTTTTTGTTCTGTCCAGTTCAGGATTATTCGACGGATATTTTGATTTTATTTCTCTACCTACCATCATGGAAACCAGATCCTTTACCTCTACATCTTTTACCTCTCTTGTTCCCACATAAGTTCCGTCTTTCAATACAGTAACCCTGTCTCCTATTTCCTTAAGCTCTTTTAGTTTATGAGATATATAAACTATTCCTTTACCCTCTGATTTCAGCTGTCTTATTATTGCAAACAGCTGGTCTGTTTCTTCCTGTGTTAATGAAGTAGTAGGCTCATCCATAATAATTATATCTGCATCTGATACAAGTGATTTTGCAATTTCCAGCTGCTGCTTTTCACAAATGCTTAATTCTTCCACAAATATATTCAAATCTCTGTGAAGTCCCACTTTCTTTGTCAGTACTTCTGCTACTTCCTTCATTTTCTTATAATCTACAAGATTTACACCTAAAACCTTTCTTGTAGGAAGTTTTCCTACAAACAGATTTTCCTGCACCGATAATTCATTGATTACACTTAATTCCTGATAGATAATGCTTATTCCGTTTTCATATGAATCCTTTGGTGTCAGCTGGTTATAATCCTTTCCTTTTAAATTGATACTTCCTGATGTCGGCTGATATGCTCCGCTCAAAATTTTCATAAGTGTTGATTTTCCGGCTCCGTTTTCCCCTAAAAGTACATGAACCTCGCCTTTTCTTACATCAAAGGAAATATTATCCAAAGCTGTAACACCTGAAAACTTTTTTGTAATATTTTTCATTTCAACCAGTTTTTCAATATTTTCCATAGTTAAATACCTCATTCTGAAATATATTTTACCTTTATAAAACCCCTGTCTCCTGTCATCTGCTTTGTACTGCCGTCCAGATATAAAACAAGAAGCCTTATCTTTATATTATTCAATCTTTCAAAAAATCTCCATTTATTCTTTGAAATACTGAACTAATGTTATACCGAGATAACGTTTACTCATATTTTTAAATAAATAAAATTTTTTTATTTATTTTTAGTACTATTACGTTTCACCAATTTTACGGGAACACTGATATTCTTTACATCTGTTTCATCTTTTAAAATTATTCCCATTAGTATTTCTGTAGCATACTCGCCTAATTTTTCCGAATCCTGATGTATAGTAGTAATAGAAGGTGATGTGATTTCACTTATTGACATATTGTCAAAACCAACTATTTTTACTTCTTCAGGAATTTTAATTTCTCTTTCTCTCAGTGCACTTATTGCTCCTATGGCCATCCAGTCATTTGTAGCAAAAATACCGTCAAATTTTATCCCGTTGTTTATTTTTTCTAAAACTCCTTTTTTAGCTTCTTCATAATTAACATGATCTACATTATGGATTAAATTCTCGTCAACAGATTTCCCTGCTTCTTTAAGAGCCATTTTATACCCTTCATAACGGCTTATAATAGACGATATCTGTCTGAAATCCTTTATTATCATTATATTTTCACAGCCTGCGCTGAGCAGTTCTTTTGTTGCCAGATATCCTCCTTCTTTATTATCCGACTGAACATACATCTTCGATGCTGAAATATAACGATCTATGTACACCACAGGGATTCCTATATTTTCCTCTACCTCTTCCCCTGATTTTGTTTTACCTGAAATATAAATGATTCCATCCACAAATTTTTCCAGCAGATTTTTCACCTGCATCTGTTCTCTTGCTTCATCCTCGTCTGTATTGCACACGAACACTGAGTAGTCATATTTCATAGCATTTCTTTCTACAGATTGTATTATTTTTGCAAAAAATTCATTAGTAATATCCGGAACTATTACCCCTATTGTCTGAGTTTTTTTAGTTCTCAGACTTTTTGCATTTACATTCCTTCTGTAGCCGCTCTCCTCTATAATTTTCAGAATTTTTTCCTCAGTTTCTCTGGAATATCTTCCGTTTTTATTCAGGACACGCGATACAGTAGCAATAGAAACACCTGCTCTTTTGGCAATATCTTTAATAGAGAGTTTTCCTTTTACACTCATAAAACTTCCCTTCACTTTCTGAGTAAACGTTTACCATAATACAATGATAGTATACCTTGTTTTTTATTTTTGTCAATAGCACATTTAAATTTTTTTTAGCTGTTTTATTTATATTATCCTTTTCTTATCCTCATTTCTCCTGTATCCTTTTTTATTTTATAATCAGAAAATTTATCTTTATTTTTTTATATTTTTCAAATCTATTATATTTTCCATATTATTTTTATTATATTCTTAAATATCAATTTTTTTACTCTAAATGAAAAATGAGCCTAAAGGCTCATCTTCTATAATTTTATCTGCATTATTTAATTTATGCTTTTTATCATATTCTGTTTTTCAGTTCAAATCTTAAATATCAAATCATATCATTTTATATTGTATTTCTTCTATTTTCTGTATAAAAATTACATATAAAATCATTTAGAATATAATATTGTTACTTCTTTAGGTTTTAATGTAAGTTCTATTGTCCTGTCAGAAACATAATATTTTTTATTATACATCAGATCTTTATACTCCCCGAAAAGCTTTGGTACAAGAGCTTTTATTGTGTATTTGTCACTACTGTTATTTATTATTATAACAAGTGATTCTTTTCCGTTCGTAAGCTCATAGCTGATGTAATCCACAGCAGGTCTCTTTACTTCTATGATTTTATTTTGATAAATCTGTGCTTTTCTTTTTTCTTCTGCCATATAATATGCAATAAACTCGTTTACACGGGCCTGTGTCTTAGGATCATTAGAAACTTCCAGTATTTTGAATTCGGAATTTCTTATAAGGTCGCTGTATTGCTGTCTTATTCCGAGTATTTTGCGGTAAAAATTTTCTATGTCCTGATTAATAACTACAGGATAGAATATTTTCTTTTCTACTTCGTTTATAATAACCTGTTCCGGCATATTTCTCAGTCTGTCCATATATTTAGAAATATCATCGCTTTCATTGTCATATGGTGCAAGATCTTCCCAAAGCATTGGTTTTCTGTTACGCGGATAATCAGATCCCCACATACCTTTTTCATCACCATAATAAACCACAGGGCTGGCAGGAAGCATCATTTGTATGCTTACCAGCATCTTAAGCTTTCTTACTGCTTCACCATCATATAAATCCGGTCTTATTTCTTTATACTCGCTTGAACCGTTATTTCTGTCAAATACTCTGTTCGGATTAATAATTCCCGAATAAATTCTGTCTGTATCAAGTGAATCAAGATAAATTTCCGTACCATAAAATTTCTGTCTTGAATACTGATTATATACTTCAGCCATTTTTGATGCGAATTCTATATTATCTATTTTATAATTTGAATTAGTATTAACAATATACTTTATCATTTCATTAACATAGTTATAGTCTACACCTGTATCATAAAGACCCATTTCTATATCATTACCGAAATTTCTGCTCTGATCTCCCAGAACCAAAATTTCCGGTTTGAACTTTTTTAGCTCTCTTGTTATTTCAGCAAGTCCTTTTTTATTCTCATTTTTATAAAAAACATACCTTACTCCGTCAATTCCGTCATCATCTTCATAAGTTTTGAAAGTCTCATCAGGCCCCAGAATCCATTTTTTCAAGGAATTAAATACATATTCTCTTGCTTCACGGTTATTAAGATCCAGCCGTAAATCAGACCTGCTTCTGTACCATTTGTTATACTTCGGGTTCAGATTTGCAAAAAACTTGTTTGATGTAACATCAGGAGATATTTCCATTATTATTCTCATATCTCTTTTATGTACTTCTCTTGCCAGCTTTGCCAAGAGCAGATCGGAATTCGTCCATTTCCATGTCTGCGGGTCAGTTGTCTCATCCAAGAGATTTTTGTCCTGCTGTGCATTGTATACCAGCAAATCCAGCTCTCTTGCTCCGTTAGTATTACTTGCCTGTCCTTTTACATCCATCCCTTCATTGGTTCCGGTCTGTTCCAGATAACCAAATGTAGGATCCACATGA from Sebaldella termitidis ATCC 33386 includes the following:
- a CDS encoding helix-turn-helix transcriptional regulator; the encoded protein is MVLSDIDKQILESYKTMVDGLANYLGPSSEVVLHSLEDYNRSVVKIANGHHTGRKIGAPITDIALKMLSEIKNSDDKICKTYYTRSKTGNSLKSNTTAIYGENGRIIGLLCMNLNLDTSFGEFIKSFFPGKDQNTQNHNENNEIFANSTSELVLSALDNIVAEVNNDSFVSSINKNKEIIKRLYDKGIFNIKDSPNLVADYLKISKNTVYLHLRNYSK
- the alsK gene encoding allose kinase gives rise to the protein MQKKYILGIDIGGTNFRTGLVTESYTVEDFRIKPSLVLQNGDFIENLSGEIKDYINEYGSEIEGVGIGFPSCVSKDKKFVYSTPNMKNLDNVNVTDRLSEILNIPVFINKDVNFLMLDDIKKHNMEKDKVVLGFYIGTGFGNAVYINGSILEGKNGVAGELGHIPVMNSEEECPCGNTGCIEIYASGKNLQNILKENFPEDKIDDIFVKHGDNEIIKKYIDTLALPIATEINIFDPDHIIIAGGVPMMKGFPRDYLDKCIYKYARKPYPAENLNIIYSEHDQKSGVLGAAYYIRNIIS
- the alsB gene encoding D-allose transporter substrate-binding protein, which produces MKNIMKIFLLLTMFLLVSCGGAKEEAKTEDGNEPAKTEQKAEGQAEIAIVLKTLSNPFWVEMKEGIEKEAAAQGIKVDIIAASSEEDVQEQLRLIENLLSKGYKAIGIAPLSPVNTIPAIVEANKKGIYVVNIDEKVDMEQLKKSGGSVLAFVTTDNVKVGAKGAEYIIGKLPEGGEVAIIEGKSGNASGEFRRQGATEAFKADSKFKLVASQPADWDRSKALDVAANLIQKYPNLKAIYACNDTMALGAVQAVANAGKTGQILVVGTDGAPEARTSIDEGKLNATVAQDPAMIGATSLKILIEAIKDKPQISPDIEAKEVPVESNLISK
- a CDS encoding xylose ABC transporter ATP-binding protein encodes the protein MENREILDMRNITKDFSGVKALDNITIKVKKGDVHALCGENGAGKSTLMKVLSGIYPHGTYSGDIYYDGNILKNRGIKDSENKGISIIHQELNLVDELSIMENIFLGNFILKNGMVDFYKMYQKTSEVLKELKMDISPDTLVRELGIGHKQLVEIAKALSKNSKLIIFDEPTASLTEKETDVLLNIIGDLREKGVTSIYISHKLDEVMKISDEVTVIRDGQFIECRKTSGYSKNEIVKAMVGRELGSFYPEKNNKIGEVIFEVKNYNVFDNIGKQRVKNANFTLKKGEILGISGLIGSGRTELISSIFGTYEGSKTGECIFNGKKINIKSAKEALKTGISMVPEDRKQDGIIADMSVEKNMTLSNLDSYTKAADYVDTYREKTDVRRYIDLLKIKTTSEDLAIKNLSGGNQQKVVLAKNLLVNPKIIILDEPTRGVDVGAKYEIYKNIVELAERGISVIMVSSELPEVLGISDRIIVMHEGEIKGEFINKDVTQEMIMEAAIVGGRNESGN
- the alsC gene encoding D-allose ABC transporter permease, translated to MTKDFNNLWQKYGTFGILILVAIVFGITQPGLFFSFNNITQIILQSSVNILIACGVFFAILIAGIDLSVGSVIALTGMFTAKLLLAGFHPILAILIGGVIAGAILGAMNGLLINVTGLHPFIITLGTQSIFRGVALTISKANPIFGFNASFTNTVAGKIPFFGIDIPVPALIAIGVALILSFITNKTKLGRNIYALGGNSQAAWFSGINVKLHTLIVFIISGVCAGIAGVVSTARVGSAEPQAGAGFETFAIAAAIIGGTSFFGGKGKIFGVVMGGLIIGVISNGLNLNNVPPYYQQIVMGGLIILAVTVDRLFATKKKGA
- a CDS encoding sugar ABC transporter permease, producing the protein MSLATNLKKAKNSNMFILFLALLVIWGVFIAITGGNFINFRNISNLLRQMSITGILSIGMIFVIISGEIDLSVGSQMALLGGIAAIMDVTLKLPFIVTVLVTLVLGLVFGVWNGYWIAKKNVPSFIVTLSGMLVFRGILIGITGGQTISPISGAFKILGQSYIPKSLSYIIGILFVLLLVYSKMSDRKAKIANKIETGDFKNDLMWIIGNSILIFLGIIILNSYEGIPTPVLLMAVLIIIFSFVSNKTAYGRTVYAIGGNINAAKYSGIDTQKIKMIIYIVNGFLVATAGLVLTSRLGAGSVSAGTNAELDTIAACVIGGASLSGGKGKVTGAILGALIMASLDNGMSMLNVEPSWQYVVKGLILLFAVLFDVQSQKKKKG
- the alsE gene encoding D-allulose 6-phosphate 3-epimerase; this translates as MKKMMFSPSLMCMDLLSMKEQVEILNERADFYHVDIMDGHFVKNITLSPFFVSNLKRISKLPIDVHLMTEYPDDYIEELAKSGADYICPHAETINKDAFRIINKIKGFGCKAGIVLNPATPIEWIKYYIHLLDKITVMTVDPGFAGQPFIPEMLDKIKELKELKEKNGYNYLIEVDGSCNERTFDILTEAGAEVLIVGSSGLFNLDSDLPKAWDKMMEIYEAKTAK
- the xylF gene encoding D-xylose ABC transporter substrate-binding protein, translating into MKKMFFMLTLVMLFLVSCGKDSGESSAGSGEAGKENKKKIKIGMSIDDLRLERWQKDRDIFKKAAEELGAEVIVVSANGDSQKQLTDAENLLSQGIDVLVIIPNNGEVMAPVVDEAHKAGVKVLAYDRLITNSDVDFYISFDNVKVGELQAQAIVEKMPKGNYFLMGGSPTDNNARLFREGQMKVLQPLIDKGDIKVIGDQWVKDWLPEEALKIMENALTANNNQIDAVIASNDSTAGGAIQALNAQGLAGKVPISGQDADLAGVKRIVEGTQTMTVYKPIKTLAEKAAQIAVDLGRGEEIESNGVTNNGKIDVKSYLLSPIAVTQENLKETIIKDGFQTESDVYGK